One window from the genome of Drosophila albomicans strain 15112-1751.03 chromosome 2L, ASM965048v2, whole genome shotgun sequence encodes:
- the LOC117565296 gene encoding class E basic helix-loop-helix protein 22, producing the protein MDPSNLAFGFPGLPGHGHMPIPPTANMLGTHGHPAPTASPPQSVPGRRTPLGSVGLGGFYAQGLGMSSQPPTDENKPGPSAPEKPLSPTAAAIAAISGGTTTAAMASVSSGGPGGSGANGGKQKNRQGKTVRLNINARERRRMHDLNDALDELRSVIPYAHSPSVRKLSKIATLLLAKNYILMQQNALEELRRLLAYIQSTTGAAPLDLGAFPAAAKLQALLQGPHNDPPTSSNS; encoded by the exons ATGGATCCATCGAATTTGGCTTTCGGATTTCCAGGGTTGCCAGGCCATGGCCACATGCCCATTCCGCCCACAGCCAATATGCTGGGCACCCACGGACATCCAGCGCCCACAGCAAGTCCGCCGCAAAGCGTCCCGGGGAGACGCACACCTCTGGGTTCGGTGGGACTGGGAGGCTTCTATGCCCAGGGACTGGGGATGAGCAGTCAACCGCCGACGGATGAGAACAAGCCGGGACCAAGTGCACCCGAGAAGCCTTTAAGCCCGACGGCAGCAGCGATTGCGGCAATTAGCGGTGGCACCACCACCGCAGCCATGGCCAGTGTGTCAAGCGGTGGCCCAGGAGGAAGCGGAGCTAATGGGGGCAAGCAAAAGAACCGACAAGGAAAGACGGTGCGACTGAACATTAATGCCCGGGAGCGTAGAAGAATGCACGATTTAAACGATGCGCTGGATGAGTTGCGCAG TGTGATTCCTTATGCGCATTCTCCCTCGGTGCGTAAACTGTCGAAGATTGCCACCTTGCTGCTGGCCAAAAACTACATACTAATGCAGCAGAATGCCCTCGAGGAACTGCGCAG ACTCCTTGCTTATATACAAAGCACCACGGGAGCTGCTCCTTTGGATTTGGGGGCTTTCCCCGCTGCCGCCAAGTTGCAGGCCTTGCTGCAAGGACCTCACAACGATCCGcccaccagcagcaacagctaa
- the LOC117565532 gene encoding uncharacterized protein LOC117565532 — protein sequence MASALTNLLQSLRIGPLSSTSKSNPNDVLIIPKVEKMKSKTELIEVPEITLEEVAQHDSFDDCWIVIYDRVYDVTQFLREHPGGDDVIMDHAGRDATIAFHGTGHSRHAVEMMRHYLIGQLPDMQCIFRSGQNKVLSSGIPD from the coding sequence ATGGCATCGGCATTGACAAATCTGCTGCAATCGCTGCGCATTGGACCGTTGTCCTCAACCAGCAAATCGAACCCGAACGATGTGTTAATCATACCCAAAGTGGAGAAGATGAAATCAAAGACTGAGCTCATTGAGGTGCCTGAAATCACACTGGAGGAGGTGGCGCAACATGACAGCTTCGATGATTGCTGGATTGTCATCTACGATCGCGTCTACGATGTCACACAATTCCTGCGCGAGCATCCGGGTGGTGATGACGTCATCATGGATCATGCTGGACGTGATGCCACGATCGCCTTCCATGGCACTGGTCACTCTCGACATGCTGTCGAAATGATGCGCCATTATCTGATAGGACAACTGCCGGACATGCAATGCATCTTTAGATCTGGCCAGAACAAGGTTCTCTCCTCGGGCATACCAGATTGA